In a genomic window of Verrucomicrobiota bacterium:
- a CDS encoding NAD(P)-dependent oxidoreductase — MSAQDDRSIGFIGLGNMGSPIAANLLKAGYRLRVYNRTREKADPLVEQGAIPVSRSCEAAAENGIVFTMVADDAGLEQIALADPAFTERLKGGVHVSLSTISPETARRLDEHHRERGVIYLSSPVIGRPDRAAAAALFILLAGPSPAKTTVEPLLRRIGQRIFDLGEQPWLSNAAKLAVNFNILAAVECMAESFTLAEKHGIAREKMAELLSETLFGGVVYKGYGEYVARHRYEPAGFRVKLGWKDLRLVLDLAAEGEVPMPVGSLLRDRLLAALAKGRADMDWSAIALGCSEDAGLAGSRT; from the coding sequence ATGAGCGCACAAGATGACCGAAGCATCGGGTTCATCGGGCTTGGCAACATGGGAAGCCCCATCGCCGCGAACCTGCTCAAGGCAGGCTACCGGCTACGTGTTTACAACCGGACCCGTGAAAAGGCCGATCCCCTGGTAGAGCAAGGGGCGATTCCGGTCAGCCGGTCTTGCGAGGCCGCCGCCGAAAACGGCATCGTCTTTACCATGGTCGCCGACGACGCCGGCCTTGAACAAATCGCGCTGGCCGACCCCGCGTTTACGGAACGCCTGAAGGGCGGCGTCCACGTGTCCCTGAGCACCATTTCGCCGGAAACCGCCCGCCGCCTGGACGAGCACCACCGGGAGCGCGGGGTCATCTACCTGAGTTCTCCCGTGATCGGCCGCCCCGACCGCGCAGCCGCTGCCGCCCTGTTTATCCTGCTGGCGGGCCCCAGCCCGGCCAAGACGACGGTTGAACCGCTGCTGCGTCGAATCGGCCAGCGCATCTTTGACCTCGGGGAGCAACCATGGTTGAGCAACGCCGCGAAGCTGGCCGTCAATTTCAACATCCTGGCCGCGGTTGAATGCATGGCCGAATCGTTTACGCTCGCGGAAAAACATGGCATCGCGCGCGAAAAGATGGCCGAATTGCTTTCCGAAACGTTGTTTGGCGGCGTGGTCTACAAGGGTTACGGGGAATACGTCGCCCGGCACCGTTACGAGCCCGCCGGCTTTCGCGTGAAGTTGGGGTGGAAGGACCTGCGGCTGGTGCTTGACCTTGCGGCGGAGGGCGAGGTGCCCATGCCGGTGGGTTCTCTGCTTCGGGATCGGCTCTTGGCCGCGCTGGCCAAGGGCCGGGCGGACATGGATTGGTCGGCCATCGCGTTAGGCTGTTCGGAAGATGCCGGTCTGGCGGGGTCCAGGACCTGA
- a CDS encoding SDR family oxidoreductase: MGGLFDLSGRRILITGSNGGLGFELARGLARHGALVILNGRNPDKLQTAVDKLRSEGLAAGGSAFDVTDESGVRAAVAELESSGPVDCLVNNAGIQRRVRLDEVDAATWQEVLNTNLTSAMLVSREVAKRMISRRAGKIVNVCSLMSDFGRTTTGPYTAAKGGLKMLTKAMCADWAQFNIQINAVGPGYFITEMTQVLADHPAFDAWVKDRTPSRRWGYPAELAGAAVFFCSEASSFINGQILYVDGGMMSVL; the protein is encoded by the coding sequence GTGGGTGGTCTTTTCGATCTTTCCGGGCGCCGCATCCTTATAACGGGTTCCAACGGCGGTCTGGGGTTTGAACTCGCCCGTGGTCTGGCCCGGCACGGTGCTTTGGTCATCCTCAACGGGCGCAATCCGGACAAGCTGCAAACGGCGGTGGACAAGCTGCGCTCCGAAGGTCTGGCGGCAGGAGGCTCCGCTTTCGACGTAACAGATGAATCCGGGGTCCGCGCGGCCGTGGCCGAATTGGAATCGAGTGGTCCCGTCGATTGCCTGGTGAACAACGCGGGTATTCAGCGTCGCGTTCGACTGGACGAGGTGGATGCTGCGACTTGGCAGGAAGTTCTCAACACGAACCTTACCAGCGCGATGCTCGTGTCGCGAGAAGTGGCCAAACGGATGATCAGCCGGCGCGCCGGCAAGATCGTGAATGTCTGTTCACTGATGAGCGACTTCGGCCGGACGACGACGGGTCCTTACACTGCGGCCAAGGGAGGATTGAAAATGTTGACCAAGGCGATGTGTGCAGACTGGGCGCAGTTCAACATCCAGATCAACGCCGTTGGCCCAGGCTACTTCATCACGGAAATGACCCAGGTGCTGGCCGACCACCCGGCGTTCGACGCCTGGGTGAAGGACCGAACGCCGTCACGGCGGTGGGGTTATCCCGCTGAGCTGGCCGGTGCGGCCGTTTTCTTCTGCAGCGAAGCCTCCTCGTTTATCAACGGTCAAATCCTGTACGTTGACGGCGGGATGATGTCCGTCCTCTGA
- the grrA gene encoding rSAM-associated Gly-rich repeat protein: MKPRTNHQEHPQERSLAQALSALLAIGSGLLLAPATDAKAVEGQSVPGKQDSPNSLEVRVQKVREQLNEGQAPPTLNPDDNAPDQIQTMWWGNWHNWHPGWGNWHPGWGNWGPGWGNGGWHNWHNWHNWHNWGNW, encoded by the coding sequence ATGAAACCCCGTACAAACCATCAAGAGCATCCCCAGGAACGTTCCCTCGCCCAGGCCTTGAGCGCGCTTCTCGCAATCGGAAGCGGGCTGCTACTGGCGCCGGCTACGGACGCAAAGGCGGTCGAGGGCCAATCCGTTCCCGGCAAGCAAGATTCTCCCAACTCGTTGGAAGTTCGCGTCCAGAAAGTGCGAGAACAGCTCAACGAGGGTCAAGCACCACCAACGCTGAATCCGGACGACAACGCCCCCGATCAGATCCAGACGATGTGGTGGGGCAATTGGCATAACTGGCACCCGGGTTGGGGCAACTGGCATCCCGGCTGGGGCAACTGGGGCCCGGGTTGGGGAAATGGCGGCTGGCACAACTGGCATAATTGGCACAACTGGCACAACTGGGGAAATTGGTAG
- the grrM gene encoding GRRM system radical SAM/SPASM domain protein produces MKALPSHAQPGSLTNPARPWVSLLVLQPSPFCNINCDYCYLPHRTSTRRMTMEVIAQTIEKVYVAELVIGPLTLVWHAGEPLAVPISYYERAFAVVRGRIPAGAAVRHCMQSNGILLNERWCQFIKAEGISIGLSIDGPAFIHDAHRKTRQGKGTHEAVLRGLRLLQSRDIPFHVISVITSDSLPHAEEIYRFFADLGVAQVGFNIEEVEGENAVSSLGVSSAEAQRVRAFMATIFKLQKADGGRMRVREFDAALEKLRSGMSLRDLDFPYFNEQVRPFGILNVDCEGNFSTYSPELLGMHLPKYGQFTFGNVLEDDFVSVVTSGKFRAVFEDIVAGIRKCRDSCAYYGYCGGGARPTSITKTAVYPRRKRYSVVIAFSFRWTSF; encoded by the coding sequence ATGAAAGCTCTACCCTCGCACGCTCAACCGGGGTCTTTGACAAACCCGGCCAGACCCTGGGTAAGCCTTCTGGTCCTGCAACCTTCGCCGTTCTGCAACATCAATTGCGATTATTGTTACCTTCCGCATCGAACGTCGACGAGGCGGATGACGATGGAAGTCATCGCCCAAACGATCGAGAAGGTTTACGTGGCTGAGCTCGTGATCGGGCCTCTAACGCTGGTCTGGCATGCCGGAGAGCCGTTAGCCGTTCCGATTTCCTACTATGAACGGGCCTTTGCCGTGGTCCGCGGACGCATACCCGCCGGAGCCGCCGTCCGGCATTGTATGCAGTCCAACGGGATACTGCTCAATGAACGTTGGTGTCAATTCATCAAGGCGGAGGGGATCTCGATCGGGCTCAGCATCGACGGGCCGGCTTTCATCCATGATGCCCACCGAAAGACTCGCCAAGGTAAGGGCACGCATGAGGCTGTCCTGCGTGGCTTGAGGCTCCTGCAGAGTCGCGACATCCCTTTCCACGTGATCAGCGTGATCACGAGCGATTCGCTTCCGCACGCCGAGGAAATCTACCGGTTCTTTGCAGATTTGGGCGTTGCTCAGGTAGGATTCAACATCGAGGAAGTCGAAGGAGAAAACGCCGTTTCCTCACTAGGAGTTTCGTCCGCAGAGGCGCAACGCGTTCGCGCGTTTATGGCGACGATTTTCAAGCTGCAGAAGGCCGACGGCGGGCGCATGCGCGTGCGCGAATTCGACGCAGCTCTCGAGAAGCTCCGGAGCGGGATGTCCCTTCGCGATCTGGACTTTCCGTACTTCAATGAACAGGTCCGGCCTTTTGGGATTCTGAATGTCGATTGCGAAGGCAATTTTTCTACCTACTCACCGGAACTTCTCGGGATGCACTTACCGAAATATGGCCAGTTCACCTTCGGCAACGTTCTCGAAGATGATTTTGTAAGTGTGGTGACGTCGGGCAAGTTCCGCGCGGTGTTCGAAGACATCGTGGCAGGGATCCGTAAATGCCGGGATTCGTGCGCATACTATGGGTACTGCGGGGGCGGCGCCCGGCCAACAAGTATTACGAAAACGGCAGTCTATCCACGGCGGAAACGGTATTCTGTCGTCATAGCATTCAGCTTCCGCTGGACCTCGTTCTGA
- a CDS encoding CsbD family protein produces the protein MEDSTKDKVKGNVDQASGKVKEKLGQATDNPDLEAEGTGERIKGKVQEKVGDIKKVFEK, from the coding sequence ATGGAAGACAGCACCAAAGACAAGGTGAAAGGCAACGTTGACCAAGCCTCCGGCAAAGTGAAGGAGAAGTTAGGTCAAGCAACGGATAACCCGGACCTGGAAGCGGAGGGCACCGGCGAGAGGATCAAGGGCAAGGTCCAGGAGAAAGTCGGCGACATTAAGAAGGTGTTCGAGAAATAG
- the asnS gene encoding asparagine--tRNA ligase, with translation MITLIKHALSAGAEGEIEVAGWIRSRRDAKNFSFLEVNDGSCLRNLQVIVDHEAPGYDEVVHATSGASVRVQGRLVASPAAGQKWEIHAARVQVIGPADATYPLQKKGHSVEFLRTIAHLRPRSNLFGAVFRLRSRLASAVHQFFQERDFVYVQTPIITASDCEGAGELFRITTLQDTGGQAGEPDFFGKPAYLTVSGQLEAETFACALSKVYTFGPTFRAENSNTSRHAAEFWMVEPEMAFCDLQGDMDLAEEFVKAMVRYTLDHCAEDLGLFSRFVDKGLLERLTLVAERSFQRLSYTEAIAILNASGRKFEYPVAEGLGLQSEHERFLAEEHFRAPVIMFDHPREAKPFYMRVNDDGRTVAAMDVLVPGIGEIIGGSQREERLGVLQENMRAHGLREEDYWWYLDLRRFGTVPHAGFGLGFERLLMFLTGVSNIRDVIPFARTPGNAEF, from the coding sequence ATGATCACGCTTATTAAACACGCCCTCTCAGCCGGTGCTGAGGGGGAAATCGAGGTTGCAGGTTGGATTCGATCCCGCCGGGATGCCAAAAACTTTTCATTCCTCGAGGTGAATGACGGGTCCTGCTTGCGCAATCTGCAGGTGATCGTGGATCACGAGGCGCCGGGTTATGATGAGGTGGTGCACGCCACGTCGGGCGCCTCGGTGCGCGTGCAGGGACGGCTCGTCGCCTCACCCGCGGCCGGTCAAAAATGGGAGATCCATGCCGCGCGTGTGCAAGTCATCGGACCAGCGGATGCGACGTACCCGCTGCAAAAAAAGGGGCATAGCGTTGAATTCCTCCGCACCATCGCGCATTTGCGCCCGAGATCGAACCTGTTCGGCGCGGTGTTCCGCCTTCGGAGCCGCCTGGCTTCTGCGGTGCACCAGTTCTTTCAGGAACGGGATTTTGTGTACGTCCAGACGCCGATCATTACCGCCAGCGACTGCGAAGGGGCCGGCGAATTGTTTCGCATCACCACGCTGCAAGACACCGGCGGTCAGGCCGGCGAACCCGACTTTTTCGGCAAGCCTGCCTACCTGACGGTCAGCGGCCAGCTCGAAGCCGAAACGTTCGCCTGCGCCCTGTCGAAGGTGTACACCTTCGGGCCTACCTTCCGCGCCGAGAACTCGAATACGTCCCGGCATGCCGCGGAGTTCTGGATGGTCGAACCGGAAATGGCCTTTTGCGACCTGCAGGGGGATATGGATCTCGCCGAGGAGTTCGTTAAGGCGATGGTTCGCTATACTTTGGACCATTGCGCGGAAGACCTGGGGCTCTTTTCCAGGTTTGTGGACAAAGGACTCCTCGAACGGCTCACTCTGGTCGCCGAGCGCTCGTTCCAGCGGCTTTCCTATACTGAGGCGATCGCCATCCTCAACGCCTCCGGACGCAAGTTTGAGTACCCTGTGGCCGAGGGCCTCGGCCTGCAGTCGGAACACGAAAGGTTCCTGGCCGAAGAGCATTTCCGGGCGCCGGTGATCATGTTTGATCATCCCCGCGAGGCTAAACCCTTCTACATGCGCGTGAACGATGACGGCCGCACCGTCGCTGCGATGGACGTGCTGGTGCCGGGCATCGGCGAGATCATCGGCGGTTCGCAGCGCGAGGAGCGCCTCGGCGTGCTGCAGGAGAACATGCGCGCGCATGGCTTGCGCGAGGAGGATTACTGGTGGTACCTGGATCTGCGCCGCTTCGGCACGGTCCCACATGCCGGTTTCGGCCTGGGCTTCGAACGCCTCCTGATGTTCTTAACGGGTGTATCCAACATTCGGGACGTGATTCCGTTTGCCCGCACGCCCGGGAATGCGGAATTCTGA
- the pstB gene encoding phosphate ABC transporter ATP-binding protein, with protein MNETQIARPITVASKAGPAPAPGTIATPAANVEEIVIEIDRVEFHYGPSKALDAISLNIPRCQVTAFIGPSGCGKSTLLRCLNRMNDLIERAWVSAGAIRMGGVDINGPGVDVIELRKRVGMVFQKSNPFPKSIYENIAYGLRIGGVRDKRLIDQTVEESLRGAALWDEVKDRLHANALGLSGGQQQRLCIARTIAVRPEVILMDEPCSALDPIATAKVEDLISHLADRFTIVIVTHNMQQAARCSDRTAFFYLGRLIEFDRTDKLFSNPCQKQTEDYISGRFG; from the coding sequence ATGAACGAGACGCAAATCGCTCGACCCATCACGGTGGCGAGTAAAGCCGGTCCCGCGCCCGCCCCCGGCACAATCGCCACGCCTGCGGCGAACGTCGAGGAGATCGTCATCGAGATCGACCGGGTGGAGTTCCATTATGGGCCCTCAAAAGCGCTGGACGCCATCAGCCTCAACATCCCGAGGTGCCAGGTCACCGCATTTATCGGCCCGTCGGGCTGCGGCAAATCGACGTTGCTGCGCTGCCTGAACCGCATGAACGACCTCATCGAGCGCGCCTGGGTGAGCGCCGGCGCCATCCGGATGGGCGGCGTGGACATCAACGGGCCGGGGGTGGACGTCATCGAGCTGCGCAAACGGGTCGGCATGGTGTTTCAAAAGTCCAATCCCTTCCCGAAATCGATTTACGAAAACATCGCCTACGGCCTGCGGATTGGCGGTGTGCGCGACAAACGCCTCATTGACCAAACCGTCGAGGAAAGCCTGCGCGGCGCGGCGCTCTGGGACGAGGTGAAGGACCGGCTGCACGCGAACGCTTTGGGCCTATCGGGTGGCCAGCAGCAGCGGCTCTGCATCGCGCGCACGATCGCCGTGCGACCTGAGGTCATCCTCATGGATGAACCCTGCTCGGCGCTGGATCCGATCGCCACCGCGAAGGTCGAAGACCTCATCAGCCATTTGGCCGACCGGTTCACCATCGTCATCGTGACGCACAACATGCAGCAGGCGGCACGCTGTTCGGACCGGACCGCCTTCTTCTACCTCGGCCGATTGATCGAGTTCGATCGCACCGACAAACTGTTCAGCAACCCGTGCCAGAAGCAGACCGAAGACTACATTTCCGGCCGCTTCGGTTAA
- a CDS encoding DUF1442 domain-containing protein: protein MIPLSPALAAQIDTLDRLAQTRHDAWQVPRAEGELLAALAIGHQARLVVEVGTSYGFSGLWWSAALALTGGHLHTVDASEKKYTASKAAFAAAGVANRVTSYLGDARQVLTGMPDGIDLVFIDADKPSTGVYFDLLWPKVRVGGGVLTDNVITHPSELAAFVDTVRARADAHSVQLPVGGGLEWTLKLH from the coding sequence ATGATCCCTTTATCACCGGCGCTCGCCGCACAGATCGATACGCTCGACCGGCTCGCTCAGACCCGCCACGACGCGTGGCAGGTGCCGCGGGCGGAGGGCGAACTTCTTGCCGCCCTGGCCATCGGACACCAGGCCAGGCTCGTCGTCGAGGTCGGCACGAGCTATGGTTTCAGCGGGCTGTGGTGGTCAGCCGCGTTGGCCCTAACCGGCGGCCACCTGCACACGGTTGACGCCAGCGAAAAGAAGTACACCGCCTCGAAGGCGGCGTTTGCCGCCGCCGGTGTGGCGAATCGAGTGACAAGTTACCTCGGCGACGCCCGCCAGGTCTTGACCGGCATGCCTGATGGGATCGACCTTGTCTTCATCGACGCCGACAAGCCGAGCACGGGGGTCTACTTCGACCTGCTCTGGCCAAAGGTCCGGGTCGGCGGCGGGGTTCTGACGGACAACGTTATCACGCACCCGAGTGAGTTGGCTGCATTTGTCGACACCGTCCGAGCGCGCGCCGACGCGCACAGCGTGCAACTGCCCGTCGGGGGCGGATTGGAGTGGACCCTTAAACTGCACTGA
- a CDS encoding dienelactone hydrolase family protein, which produces MPLAAAVDVYGDGKTTTNPEEARALSGQLYGKPLMAERAQLGLDQLQQSGLADESRLAAIGFCFGGAVSQALVYTGAPLKAIVAFHAALIPAPAGAGEKVRAQFLVLHGGADPMVKSDQVDAFLKSLNQEKLQCEFIIYSGAVHAFTNPDAEKARAAGLQGVGYNAEVAQRAWDRMQSFFRDLFSGSES; this is translated from the coding sequence ATGCCTCTCGCTGCGGCCGTGGACGTGTACGGTGACGGTAAGACAACGACCAACCCGGAAGAGGCTCGGGCACTTTCGGGACAACTCTACGGCAAACCGCTAATGGCGGAACGAGCGCAGCTCGGCCTCGATCAACTGCAGCAGTCCGGCCTGGCCGATGAATCCCGGCTCGCCGCGATCGGTTTCTGTTTTGGCGGCGCGGTCAGCCAGGCCCTGGTTTATACCGGTGCTCCCCTCAAAGCGATCGTTGCTTTCCACGCAGCGCTGATTCCGGCCCCGGCCGGTGCTGGCGAAAAGGTCCGAGCCCAATTTCTCGTGCTGCACGGCGGGGCTGATCCGATGGTCAAGAGTGATCAGGTGGATGCTTTCCTGAAATCTCTGAACCAGGAGAAACTGCAGTGCGAATTCATCATCTACTCGGGAGCCGTTCACGCCTTTACCAACCCTGATGCTGAAAAGGCTCGCGCCGCCGGCTTGCAAGGAGTCGGGTACAACGCGGAAGTGGCGCAACGAGCCTGGGATCGGATGCAAAGCTTCTTTCGGGATCTATTCAGCGGTTCAGAAAGCTGA
- a CDS encoding SRPBCC family protein has protein sequence MEDRAGLLRTYGLREIVNGAGILAAKDPTPWIWARIAGDALDIATVATGLGDHNPKKDNVLLALAALTGATAADVICSRRLSQAQRTTLGPRGGGAEATRIEASLTIEKPAEELYRRWSEPETLSKVMGHFAEIQASGDGRAHWQVRGPFGRALEWDMRTVEERPGEVLRWQALPGSHLPVEGSVRFRPAAADRGTVATLCFQFDPPGGVLGDTALKGLGGAPRLIASKALRRFKNLVETGEIPTTERQPAGRADTH, from the coding sequence ATGGAGGACCGTGCAGGCCTGTTGCGTACCTACGGTCTCCGTGAAATTGTGAATGGAGCCGGTATTCTTGCAGCGAAGGACCCAACGCCCTGGATTTGGGCTAGAATTGCCGGGGACGCTCTGGACATCGCCACGGTCGCGACCGGCCTCGGTGACCATAACCCGAAGAAAGACAACGTGCTCCTGGCGCTGGCGGCACTTACCGGTGCTACGGCCGCGGACGTGATTTGCAGCCGGCGCCTCAGCCAGGCGCAGCGCACCACGCTTGGACCGCGAGGAGGCGGCGCGGAGGCAACCCGGATTGAGGCATCGCTGACCATCGAGAAACCGGCAGAGGAACTTTACCGGCGGTGGAGCGAACCGGAAACCCTTTCGAAGGTCATGGGCCACTTCGCGGAGATTCAGGCCTCCGGCGATGGCCGCGCCCATTGGCAGGTGCGCGGACCGTTTGGTCGCGCTTTGGAGTGGGACATGCGCACGGTTGAGGAGCGCCCGGGCGAGGTTCTCCGCTGGCAGGCTTTGCCCGGCTCCCACCTTCCGGTCGAAGGCTCGGTACGCTTCCGCCCTGCCGCCGCTGACCGGGGCACGGTTGCCACGTTGTGTTTCCAATTTGACCCGCCGGGTGGTGTGCTCGGCGATACCGCCCTCAAAGGACTGGGCGGCGCGCCCCGCCTGATCGCGAGCAAGGCGCTGCGCCGCTTCAAAAACCTGGTCGAGACCGGCGAGATCCCCACCACCGAACGCCAGCCCGCCGGCCGTGCCGACACGCATTAA
- a CDS encoding glutathione-dependent formaldehyde dehydrogenase: MRALCWNGVNDLRVETVSDPELVNPHDAILRVTMSTTCGSDLHLLDGYIPTMKAGDVIGHEFIGEVVDVGLEVKKVKRGDRVVVPSFICCGVCWYCRHELYSLCDNTHPKPELQEPLFGYPTAGIYGYSHAFGGYAGAHAQYVRVPHADVDCFRIPDGLTDEQVVFLSDAAPTGYMGADFCNIHPGDTVAVWGCGGVGLMAQQSAFLLGAARVIGIDRFPERLQMARNHVGSETIDYTQVDNVLEVLKEMTGGRGPDSCIDAVGMEAHGTGVQYAYDRTKQVLRLHTDRGEALRQAILACRKGGTLSILGVYGVIDKFPIGIIMNKGLTVRTAQQHGQAYVPRLLEHASKGELNPSYLVTHRLSLEDAPRGYEMFKHKQDGCVRVVFTP, translated from the coding sequence ATGAGAGCGCTCTGTTGGAACGGGGTGAACGATTTGCGGGTCGAGACCGTATCGGATCCGGAACTTGTCAACCCGCATGATGCTATCCTGCGGGTTACGATGTCCACGACCTGCGGGTCGGACCTGCACTTGCTAGACGGCTACATCCCGACCATGAAGGCGGGGGACGTCATCGGCCACGAATTCATCGGCGAGGTCGTCGACGTGGGCCTGGAAGTGAAAAAGGTGAAGCGAGGGGACCGGGTGGTCGTGCCGTCGTTCATCTGCTGCGGCGTTTGCTGGTACTGCCGCCACGAACTGTACTCGCTGTGCGACAACACCCACCCCAAACCGGAGCTGCAGGAACCCCTGTTCGGGTATCCTACCGCAGGCATTTACGGCTACTCCCATGCGTTTGGGGGCTATGCAGGCGCCCACGCGCAGTACGTGCGGGTGCCGCACGCCGACGTGGACTGCTTCCGGATTCCCGACGGGTTAACCGACGAACAGGTGGTCTTCCTGTCCGATGCAGCCCCGACCGGCTACATGGGTGCGGATTTCTGCAACATTCACCCGGGCGACACCGTTGCGGTCTGGGGGTGCGGCGGCGTCGGCCTCATGGCCCAGCAAAGCGCTTTTCTGCTTGGCGCCGCACGGGTGATCGGCATCGACCGGTTCCCGGAGCGTCTGCAAATGGCGCGTAACCACGTCGGTTCCGAAACGATCGATTACACCCAGGTTGACAACGTGCTTGAGGTGCTCAAGGAAATGACGGGCGGCCGCGGCCCGGATTCCTGCATTGATGCGGTAGGCATGGAGGCGCATGGCACCGGGGTTCAGTATGCCTACGACCGGACCAAACAAGTCCTGCGCCTGCACACGGATCGCGGTGAGGCGCTGCGACAGGCCATTCTGGCCTGCCGGAAAGGCGGCACCCTCTCTATCCTCGGGGTGTATGGTGTGATAGATAAGTTCCCGATCGGCATCATCATGAATAAAGGGTTGACGGTGCGCACGGCCCAACAACATGGGCAGGCCTACGTGCCGCGGCTCCTGGAGCACGCGTCCAAGGGGGAACTCAACCCTTCCTACCTCGTCACTCACCGTCTCTCCCTCGAGGATGCGCCGCGCGGCTACGAAATGTTCAAACATAAGCAGGACGGCTGCGTGCGGGTGGTATTTACGCCTTAA
- a CDS encoding alpha/beta fold hydrolase: MTHPPFSSTKTYTQRNLHTNKHWAWRPPAILLFLFLSCSAALAQSAFYHALAAELPGPPGTVIRAEPRPGAPLQAAAYRILYRSTGLKGEPIAVSGIVIIPYGAVPGRPIVAWAHPTSGIVPYCAPSLARFFFQQVQGLREMLRRGYIVVATDYPGLGTPGPHPFLVGVSEGRAVLDALRAARVLAGNGAGARVALWGHSQGGQAVLYAARLARDYAPELDVAGVAAAAPASELGVLLRDDLTSPGGKNLLAMTLWSWSRVFGVPINQVVAPAAMPAVTRLAQLCLESPIDILPRRAVGRALQRHFLTVDHLTDVEPWRSLLAENTIGTLPPAIPVFLAQGTADDTIRPQVTLDYMRRLCAAGSKVRLLMLPGVGHAWIARDAADPVIEWISQRFARIAPPNDCSR, translated from the coding sequence ATGACCCATCCCCCCTTTAGCTCGACGAAAACATACACCCAACGAAATCTGCACACGAACAAGCATTGGGCATGGCGCCCGCCGGCGATCCTGCTGTTTTTATTCCTAAGCTGTTCCGCAGCTTTGGCCCAGAGCGCTTTTTACCACGCCCTGGCTGCCGAGCTTCCGGGACCGCCCGGAACCGTCATTCGGGCTGAGCCCAGGCCGGGCGCCCCGCTCCAGGCGGCGGCTTACCGGATCCTCTACCGATCAACGGGGCTTAAGGGCGAGCCGATCGCGGTCTCGGGCATCGTCATCATTCCCTACGGAGCCGTGCCCGGCAGGCCCATTGTCGCCTGGGCGCATCCGACCTCCGGCATCGTGCCGTACTGTGCGCCATCCCTCGCCCGGTTCTTCTTTCAGCAGGTCCAGGGTCTCCGAGAGATGCTCCGGCGCGGCTACATCGTCGTCGCGACCGATTACCCCGGGTTGGGGACGCCCGGCCCGCACCCGTTTCTGGTCGGGGTTAGCGAAGGCCGTGCCGTTCTGGATGCTCTGCGTGCGGCGCGCGTTCTGGCCGGCAACGGCGCTGGAGCCCGCGTGGCGCTCTGGGGGCATTCGCAAGGCGGGCAGGCCGTTCTTTACGCAGCGCGTCTCGCCCGGGATTATGCGCCGGAACTCGACGTGGCCGGCGTCGCGGCCGCGGCGCCCGCCTCGGAACTCGGCGTCCTGCTGCGCGATGACCTGACGAGTCCCGGCGGGAAAAACCTTCTTGCCATGACCTTATGGTCCTGGTCGCGCGTATTTGGAGTGCCGATCAACCAGGTCGTTGCGCCCGCCGCCATGCCCGCCGTGACCCGGCTCGCGCAGCTCTGCCTCGAATCGCCGATCGATATCCTGCCCCGACGAGCCGTGGGCCGGGCCCTGCAGCGGCACTTTCTGACGGTGGACCATCTTACCGACGTCGAACCATGGCGCTCGCTGCTCGCCGAGAACACCATCGGCACCCTCCCGCCGGCGATCCCCGTCTTTCTGGCCCAGGGAACCGCCGACGATACGATCCGGCCGCAGGTGACGCTCGACTATATGCGACGGCTGTGCGCGGCGGGCAGCAAGGTTCGTTTGCTGATGCTGCCGGGGGTAGGCCACGCGTGGATTGCCAGAGACGCCGCCGACCCCGTCATCGAATGGATTTCGCAACGATTCGCCCGGATAGCCCCTCCCAACGACTGTTCCCGGTAG